In Glycine max cultivar Williams 82 chromosome 10, Glycine_max_v4.0, whole genome shotgun sequence, the DNA window caaattttaaataaagctataaaaaaaatgtatttttcattcttttaaattttaaagttctATCATTTGAATATGTATCCACTAACTTAatctaaatacaaaaaatagttGGATAAATAATCACTTTAGTACCTGAAAGAGTGTAATTGACTgttattttagtccttgaaattgtaaaaatttcaaaatcatccCTAAAAGTGTAAAATGTTTCTCACTTTAGTCCTCCATTATTTGAGATATGTTAAACATAATGTGTGTGCTTTAATGGCACTTTATTCCTCTTCCTTGCGACAACAACTTCCACCACTACCACCCCCACAACCTTGAGCTCCCTGAACTGCTGCCACTTTGctacctttttcatttttttggatttCTTTTTTAGATCTGGGATTCGTTGCCACTTTTCTACCTCTTTCATTTTTCtggattttttttagatgatatttgTTGCCTTTCCTTTCATGCATGTGGCTTCTCTTTTTTTGGATCTGAAATCCGCTTCacctcttctctctttctcctttttctgTGTTTTTCTGGGTGTgctattttttttgggggggaggggggggggttatttgtttgtgtttctgtttttggtaaaaaaaagagGGAATGATGGTTGCAACagtttgagagagagagaggaaaacaAGACGAGCTTAGCAACAACAAGATTTTGGAGTTTCACAATGGCACATAGATTTTTGCCATACCAGACTGTTCTCTTCATTGTAACTTTTGGTCTAGGAGGAGAACGATTTATTTCTGCAATCATGTGTGTCAAAATAAACACCTTGGGTGGCCTTGAATATCAGCCCAAGAACACTAAGCTTAACAGCTAAAACCTGTCTTTGTGACTGACCTGGATAAACTCAGATTAAGAATAAAGAGTTGAACCAACGGAGCACTTAAATGCAACTAGCCATGTCGACCTTTTCTACaattaaacacacacacacacacacaggaAATACTCTTGTTTGACATTCACATTTCATTGGataattttattactaaattacttcttaaactttcaatttttttgctaAACTACAATAACTTCCAACTACTTTGGACAATTCTtctgtctttttttattatttatttataaaaataataatgttctTTCATATTGCAGAAAATACTCGTTTATTTTCAAGAATGGGATGCATAAGGTCAATCTTTCCCTAACAAGGTTTCTAATGCCCATAGTATACCCATAAAATCCATAGAATGCTAAAATTGACGGTTATTATCATTTCTATTATTGTTTTTCTATGAAACATTTCAGAAAATATATCCCTATTAACAACTTATACTAGAGCTTGTAGGCAATAAGAGGAAAGGAGGATCCCAAGCATAGGAGAAGCGAACAGTAGCAAAACTATTCAAAGGATTGCCATTGATAAGGAGGCAGCTGTCACCTTCTATGGAAAGAATTGATGGGCTAACACTCTCTGAAGTCTTAAACCCTTTGCAAGACAACCTTATCTGGCTTTGTGTACAAGTGCAGTTGTTGATCACAACTACGTTCCACTCAGGTTGGCCTTGTATTACTCTCCCACTTCTTGTAGTGCCAATATTGATGTTGTTTATGGAACACTCACAAGACCCTGATAATGAATTGGATGTATCAAATACgtgaagaaagagggagaatCATGGTGAAACCAAAAACGTAAAAGATTTGTTAAagaaagagaatatatataCCTTTGACTATAAGGGTAAGGAAGAGGATGGGAAAAAGGTACTTGAAGGTTGCTGCCATTGTATCCTAGCCAAAGAAGAGCCGTGATAAGTAGCTCTTTGTTGTTCTTTTATACAGAAATTTTGACTTGGCACCTCTTGTAATTGATAAGATTATTCAATGCACATGAAAAAATGTGAAAGTTTTAGTCAAACTAACAGTTTTGAATTAGTAAATGTATGTATCTcagattattaatatttaatgcgaATTGCTCTTCTTGTAAAACTGTCTTTATGTTATGTATATATCtcagattattaatttttaaaccttttatgaaaattaagtaCGTATAAATGCAATTAATGTTATGTATATTTGCatttaataaaaggaaaatgttaacCGTTGCCCCTATGCATTGGCTAAGACACTAAAAGGAGAAGAGATTTCATTGGGATGTTTAATATTGCAttgtccataatttttttttgtgttctcctatgatttttccaaaaaatactTAGAGGATGTTTGTTTCACAGACCATCTAGTTATTCCTGAGAATCCAGGACCATAAAAAATTATCCCACGTTCATTATGAGGTTATAAAAGATTGGATACTAGGTATATTTTATTCCTGGGGAATACATAAACTCACATTCTATCAATATTTAGTCCTGACAAAGGAAGTggggaaaaattatttccatgaAACACAAATATCTCTTAATGAGTAAAAATCCATATACCCTCATACTAACGACTACCCTCACTACACTCTCATTATTTCTTCATGATACatgcttaactttttttttcagtcaTGTAAATTTAATTCTTGCCTAATTAATGTCACTACTAAAAGCAAGGTTTTTCATGACGGCCAATCAAGGACGGGtacttaaaaatcatcttaaataaAGTCacagtgacatttttgtaattaagtgGTATCGTTAACGGCAGTTTTCAAAAAAACCGGCATTAACAATAGTTGGTTTATGGTAGTTTTCAAGAAATTGACTTAGATTCAAGTTGGTCAACGACGGTTTTACAGAGAAACTGTCATCATTTTAAcgaagtaaaattttaaagggGTTTAGTTTTCCTCTGTGCTCTCACGCCCAACCTTTGCTCCCCGGCCTCAAACATCTTATTATCGCGCAAAAGGCTGTCTTCGTTGAGTGTTGCGTCATCGTGATTTCTTCGTTGTGCCATCGTGCCACGCGACAATGATCTCCATCTTTTATCATTGTCAATGAACGAGCAGTGAACAGTCAATCTCGCTTTCGCCTCTGCCACCCCGCAACCGTATGAACCCAAGTTTTTCGCCAAGTAAAATGCTTTCGTTTTACCAATTACATTTCTAGTTGGGAAATATACCATCCTGCATTGTAGGTTCTTGTGTTTATTgttgaatgatattttttttgtctttgaagTATGAACGGACACGTCTCATGTTCCTATTCATTATGCCCACTCTGCCAGTTCTAGACATGTAACAACTAATAAGAAACAGAAGAACTTTAAAATTCGAATACCGATAACGTTACACAACTCATCggtattttctcatattttgagCAAGGGAAAACTATCACAACAAGAGTAGAACAAGGAAACTGATAACGAAAAATGCTAATATCAATGTCCCCTTATTATAACATTAGTGTTACATAAGCCCCTGCACTTGCAGCTATGCCAAAAAAAGTAGTTTCCATTTGATTAGAAGTGAAGTTGCTCCTGTTGTTGCTAACCTTAATAGTCAATAGTACATGGATTTTCTAGAGCTTTGTCTCTCGGGTGATCACTTGATATGGGAAAAAAAGCCACCATCTATTATAAGTTATACATTCCATTTGGGCAAATATCCAAATGATCTTAAAGGGATTTGTACCAAACTCTCCAATTATGTCTGCACATAATTCTTTCACGGAAATGCATTTTGGATAAGGCAACAACATGATTTAAACTTGACTTAAATTGTTTCACACATCAACGTCTTTTTTCTACTCTAAATATGTTGATTGGAAAAAGTAAAACGTAAAAGTTCTAACTCTTCTGAAGTATAATGCAGCaaataacatgcatttgaaTTTTCCTACAGACTGCAAAAGTGTATTATACGTATAGCTTAGGAAATCAGTGTGGATAAACATCTAGAACCAATACTTGTTTCCACTGCTCAATTGGATTTTGGAGAAGAAAATCATCCTTACATCCGAAACCAACTTTAAGATTTTGTTATTGGACAAATCCTCAAAGTGAATCTCAGAACTGGTGCATActtacttttctcttttttggtcTCAGAGCTTGGTACTAAACTTTGGAtcctaactattttttttttaaatgatgaaaACAAAGTTTGAACCTAGGATTTTGTATATACTTCTCAAACCTTATTAATGTGGTAATTTTCTTTCCTGGTATTCTAGATGAAATTAGGTGATATGCGATATCATATATAATTCTGATTTCAAGTACTTGTACGTGGTCCAgttatttatcatatatttttattatctatcaGTTATTTATcatatagatatattttttgcttACTGTTGCCAAATGCATGAGTAGTTTGTTAATCATGTGATAAACATCGGTAACCAAAACAAGTAACTAAAACATTACTAAGCAAGTGTGGATGTAACTTATTTCCTTTTACATTACTAACCAATAGTAGCTAATACTATAATGCaatagagagagggagagaaaaaaaattgataaacgAGTCTTGAGTCTTCACCTCAACAGCTTCAAAAATTGGTGTTGTATTATTAAACCACAAAAAGCATGCAATGCAATTGAGTTAAGGCATTGGAGTGCTCTCTCATATACTAATCGAAAAGAAGCTTGTGTGTGGCCTAGTCTCAAACATCAATGAAAGATACACTGTGCATTCATCATGATGCTTCCCCCCACTAATACCTTGTGATATTCTTCTTCTATTAGGACCAATGGTCACTGTATGGTTTCATTTTGGATGTgtttttgtcataatttttcaatCACAGTGATTAGAATTGGAGTTTTATTGtgattactaaaataaaattctaattgtaattcttgtaattaaaaaattaatggtaATCCTCCAAAATAAGACTCCAATTGTCATTCGTGTTAGGTTTAACTGATCTTTAATGGAATTATATAAAAGTAGTGCATATGGAACAACTATTTATGAACTTTGTTGATAATAAAAATCTTTATTgtacaaattattttgataaaacttgaattttgattagaaaataatactaaaatggCTTATATTAactgtcatttaaattttgtccttttatttttggttaatcATTCATGCGTGAAGCCTATTCTCTCTACTCCTGTTCATTCAGTCGTGCATGGATTGTTTAGCTCCCCCTGGGTCCCTAGATGATTTTATTTCATGTCATGGACAAGGACAAGGGACCCCTCACCAATCCCTTCAGCTGAAAGGGGATGGGGTAACCATTAacaaaaagtatttaattagCACTAAGAAGCAACAAGatagagggaaaaaaaatgaatggttTGGTTTTGGTGCCAAGTGTGTCAAGGGACTAAGATCTGACCTATGTCTTGCttataatagtcacgaagttcttaaCTTAGgttcttgcaagagtcatgactactataggagacatgttttcttttcttaactcttttagtattttccttctttcttctttccttatttgttccctctcattttgatttatttctaccctctcttttcctttttcttttctttatattttttctttccataacttgaggaaACTTaactcaccattaacactagatgaatgatgactcatgttggttcctaatttGTGGTTcattcttgttgggggtttgcaaaaggtaaaagctagggttcaaaagaactcaagataagtgtgataagcaataagaaagtattatgcaataacaagataaactaggcatgactagtaaagaaaataagctatgaaagtaagcaagaaatataaactaggcggatcctaagagtgtttggatgaccacatttaaggctCTCAACAAaatactcactatcctaagggaaaatttcctaaaattattacacacaaatggaagtttggtaacctattggaggctcccaacacacttccaatgaaaggcctttttgttacaaaatttgaaagcaatgaaggtaagtaaattgcctattacaaagttacaaaaaagtcctcaattttggtggttgttctctctttggtgtttcactcaatttggagtgtttcttagtccaatatctcttaaggtggttggccctttgcttcttgactcaaattcttcaagggatgacaccaatcctccttttcAATTCCCTATacggcaactcacaaacaaggaaacaagcaataaccaaagaccaaaaaattaaatgaaagctaaaccaatagagttttaacaagaaaatttttcaaggattattcaacaattaaagcaatgaaaagcacataaaagcaagctaggactcaaagagaaacctaggaTGGCTCTAAagttgagtaaaaaaaacttacaaaaaaactcaagaaacctctagttttggcacttgttttcgcactacttttcaattgaaattttagaactaatattggtataaaataggcaccaattatagaacaaattttgagccaaaacaacaagcacacttcattttcactttttttcctggacacagattttcctgccaacttgtgtgattttttcttattttttcctttttttccagatgtctagaagtttcagtaaacatttcagctcaaaattcgcagtgaccaa includes these proteins:
- the LOC100818721 gene encoding uncharacterized protein; translation: MAATFKYLFPILFLTLIVKGSCECSINNINIGTTRSGRVIQGQPEWNVVVINNCTCTQSQIRLSCKGFKTSESVSPSILSIEGDSCLLINGNPLNSFATVRFSYAWDPPFLLLPTSSSISC